One segment of Panicum virgatum strain AP13 chromosome 1K, P.virgatum_v5, whole genome shotgun sequence DNA contains the following:
- the LOC120704862 gene encoding RING-H2 finger protein ATL58-like yields the protein MSCTSPDPPDYCSAESPELKLYQAFIFSVPVFFTFVLLLFFYLFYLRRRRANWQSLRMRTNNLIRGDNPRLECGLKKEMREMLPVVIYKESFLIRETQCSVCLADYQPDERLQRIPPCGHTFHINCIDHWLSKNTTCPLCRVSLLPAPKATSINPDLEAQTVEESLNVHHQEDLSDGNTSQEDQTAEGGGAGGGQAEEPHSDAVELTVRVVAEPQADTEGSPSTTCQPDKAKK from the exons ATGTCTTGCACCTCCCCAGATCCACCAGACTACTGCTCGGCCGAATCACCCGAGCTCAAGCTGTACCAGGCCTTCATCTTCTCAGTCCCTGTCTTCTTTACATTTGTCttgctcctcttcttctacctgTTCTACCTGAGGCGGCGCAGGGCCAATTGGCAGTCCTTGAGGATGAGGACAAATAATTTGATACGGGGAGATAACCCTAGG CTGGAGTGTGGTTTGAAGAAGGAGATGCGGGAAATGTTACCAGTGGTTATCTATAAAGAGAGTTTCTTGATCAGGGAGACACA GTGCTCAGTCTGCCTAGCAGACTATCAACCAGATGAGCGGCTTCAGCGAATACCTCCTTGTGGCCATACTTTCCATATTAATTGTATCGACCACTGGCTCTCTAAAAACACAACCTGCCCCCTCTGTCGAGTCTCGCTCCTTCCAGCCCCCAAAGCAACCAGCATTAATCCGGATTTGGAAGCACAAACTGTAGAGGAATCTCTGAATGTACACCATCAAGAGGACCTTTCCGACGGTAACACATCACAGGAAGATCAGACAGCCGAAGGTGGTGGAGCCGGTGGTGGTCAGGCCGAAGAACCACATAGTGATGCTGTCGAGCTGACTGTCAGGGTGGTCGCTGAGCCTCAAGCTGACACGGAAGGGTCACCAAGCACAACCTGCCAACCAGACAAAGCAAAGAAATAA
- the LOC120704855 gene encoding auxin response factor 7-like has protein sequence MANAGAAVGPGGASDALFRELWHACAGPLVMVPRQGELVYYFPQGHMEQLEASTDQQLDQHLPLFNLPSKILCKVVNVELRAETDSDEVYAQIMLQPEADQNEPTGPDPEPPEPERCNVHSFCKTLTASDTSTHGGFSVLRRHAEECLPQLDMTQNPPWQELVAKDLHGNEWHFRHIFRGQPRRHLLTTGWSVFVSSKRLVAGDAFIFLRGDNGELRVGVRRLMRQLNNMPSSVISSHSMHLGVLATASHAISTGTLFSVFYKPRTSRSEFVVSVNKYLEAKNHKMSVGMRFKMRFEGDESPERRFSGTIIGLGSMPANSTSPWADSDWRSLKVQWDEPSAVVRPDRVSPWELEPLDATNTQPPQPPLRNKRARPPASPSIAPELPPAFGFWKSPAEPTHAFSFSGLQRTQELYHSNPNSIFSSSLNVGFNSKNEHSTPTNNHLYWPIRDTRTESYSASINKLLPERKQESATAGCRLFGIEISNAVSPVVTVASVGQDQPPVESVDVESDQLSQPSQANKTDAPAASSERSPHETESRQVRSCTKVIMQGMAVGRAVDLTRLEGYDDLLHKLEEMFDIQGELSASLKKWKVIYTDDEDDMMLVGDDPWPEFCSMVKRIYIYSYEEAKSLTPKAKLPVIGDTTKPNPDKLSPESDMPQSDSNNSALVAADKD, from the exons ATGGCGAACGCCGGCGCGGCCGTCGGTCCAG GGGGTGCTAGCGATGCTTTGTTCAGGGAACTCTGGCATGCTTGTGCTGGGCCGTTGGTCATGGTGCCTCGCCAAGGCGAGCTGGTTTACTACTTCCCGCAAGGTCATATGGAACAG CTTGAAGCATCTACAGATCAGCAACTTGACCAGCACTTACCTTTGTTTAATCTACCATCCAAGATCCTGTGCAAAGTGGTAAATGTAGAACTCAGA GCTGAAACTGATTCCGATGAAGTTTATGCTCAAATTATGCTGCAACCAGAAGCAGAT CAAAATGAGCCCACTGGCCCAGATCCTGAGCCACCAGAGCCAGAAAGGTGCAATGTCCATTCCTTCTGCAAGACTTTGACTGCTTCAGACACGAGCACCCATGGTGGTTTCTCTGTCCTCAGGAGACATGCTGAAGAATGTTTGCCCCAATTG GATATGACTCAGAATCCACCATGGCAAGAACTGGTGGCTAAAGATCTCCATGGAAATGAATGGCATTTCCGTCACATCTTTCGAG GTCAACCAAGGAGGCATCTACTTACAACAGGCTGGAGTGTTTTTGTTAGCTCAAAAAGATTGGTTGCTGGTGATGCATTTATCTTTTTGAG AGGTGATAATGGAGAGCTACGAGTCGGGGTAAGAAGGCTCATGAGGCAACTAAATAACATGCCATCATCAGTTATCTCAAGCCATAGCATGCATCTTGGAGTCCTCGCAACTGCATCTCATGCCATCTCCACTGGAACTCTCTTTTCTGTTTTCTACAAACCCAG AACAAGTCGATCGGAGTTTGTTGTGAGCGTAAACAAGTACCTTGAAGCTAAGAATCACAAGATGTCTGTCGGTATGAGGTTTAAAATGAGATTTGAGGGTGATGAATCTCCTGAAAGAAG ATTTAGTGGGACAATTATTGGTCTGGGAAGCATGCCAGCTAACTCAACATCTCCGTGGGCTGACTCTGATTGGAGATCTTTGAAG GTCCAATGGGATGAGCCTTCTGCTGTTGTCCGTCCAGATAGAGTTTCACCATGGGAACTAGAACCCCTTGATGCAACTAACACACAACCGCCTCAGCCTCCTTTACGGAATAAGCGTGCACGGCCTCCTGCTTCACCTTCTATTGCTCCAGAACTTCCTCCAGCTTTTG GTTTTTGGAAATCCCCAGCTGAGCCTACCCATGCTTTCTCATTTTCGGGACTGCAGCGAACTCAGGAATTATACCATTCAAACCCCAATTCAATCTTTTCATCATCGTTGAATGTGGGATTTAATTCAAAGAATGAACATTCTACTCCAACCAACAATCATTTGTACTGGCCAATTCGAGACACTAGAACGGAATCCTACTCTGCTAGCATTAACAAACTTCTACCTGAAAGGAAGCAAGAATCCGCTACTGCTGGCTGCAGATTGTTTGGTATTGAGATAAGTAATGCAGTATCACCAGTGGTTACTGTTGCTAGTGTTGGTCAAGACCAGCCACCTGTTGAGTCAGTAGATGTTGAGTCTGATCAGCTGTCACAGCCATCCCAAGCCAACAAAACAGATGCTCCAGCAGCAAGCAGTGAGCGCTCTCCTCATGAGACTGAGAGCCGGCAAGTCAGGAGCTGCACCAAG GTAATCATGCAAGGAATGGCGGTTGGCAGGGCAGTGGACTTGACGAGGCTAGAAGGATATGATGATCTTCTCCACAAGTTGGAGGAGATGTTTGATATCCAGGGGGAGCTTTCTGCTAGCCTCAAGAAATGGAAGGTTATTTACACGGATGATGAGGATGATATGATGCTGGTCGGGGATGATCCGTGGCC TGAATTTTGCAGCATGGTGAAAAGGATATACATTTACTCCTATGAGGAGGCCAAGTCTTTGACTCCCAAGGCGAAGCTGCCGGTCATTGGTGATACCACTAAACCGAACCCAGACAAGTTGTCACCGGAATCTGACATGCCGCAGAGTGACTCAAACAACAGCGCTCTGGTTGCTGCCGATAAGGACTGA